One part of the Ornithodoros turicata isolate Travis chromosome 2, ASM3712646v1, whole genome shotgun sequence genome encodes these proteins:
- the LOC135383602 gene encoding uncharacterized protein LOC135383602 — protein sequence MVEWVEDFSSVDFMRHPTDSDVGYVYVCDLEYPKSIHALTRYFPLAPEKAVVPEEWLSPFQRGLLEELMYQPANSKKLLLTCKDKVEYVVHYALLALYCRLGMRVTKIHRILKFRQAPFLRPYIEDNVARRVASSTTFEKNFYKLSNNAVFGRTLLNKFNMRDIRVAFDEETASRLGSRAECVRMEILSPDCVMYEMRKRKVRCDFPLQIGFTILELSKLTMYSFYYETLLSKLTCPVITCYFDTDSLILGLFCKDYEDQLRAIADDHLDLSSFDRDHPLYSEKNRGRLGAFKSETGSVPIEEVICLKAKMYSIKLAGEKQIARAKGVKKNIVRKHLLHETYYDTLFNHTSVSNEKVSIVGKKQCMYTIRNVKRSLMAYDDKRYLCNDIESYPYGSCEYEDVQEEN from the exons atggtcgaatgggtcgaggattttagctctgtggattttatgcgtcaccccacagATTCTGATGTGGGGTACGTGTATGTatgcgacttggagtatccaaaatctatccacgctctaacgcgatacttccccctggctcccgagaaggcggtggtcccggaggaatggctctcgccattccagcgagggcttctcgaagaattaatgtatcagccagctaacagcaaaaagctgctgctcacgtgcaaggacaaggtcgagtacgttgttcattacgcactgctcgcactctactgtagattgggcatgagggtgacaaaaattcacagaatcctaaaatttcgccaggcaccattcctgcgtccctatattgaggacaatgttgccaggcgcgttgcctcgagcacaacgttcgaaaaaaatttctataaactctcaaataatgcggtattcgggagaacgcttttaaataaatttaacatgcgggacattcgagtagccttcgatgaggagacggcgagtcgcctcgggagtcgggcagaatgcgtgaggatggaaattttgtccccggattgtgtcatgtacgaaatgcgcaaaagaaaagtgcgatgcgatttcccgctccagattgggtttacaattttagaactcagtaaattaaccatgtactcattctattatgaaaccttgctgagcaagctcacttgtccggtgattacctgttactttgacacggattctctgatccttggcctattctgcaaggactacgaagatcagttacgagcgatcgccgacgaccacttagatttgtcttcctttgatcgggatcatccactgtacagtgaaaagaatcgtggaagacttggggcattcaaaagcgaaactggtagtgtacctatagaagaagtaatatgcttgaaagctaaaatgtactctatcaaactagctggagaaaagcaaattgcaagagctaaaggggtaaagaaaaatattgtacgcaagcacctcctccatgagacatactacgataccttgttcaatcacacgagcgtatcgaatgagaaagtgtcaatagttggaaagaaacagtgcatgtacaccatcagaaatgtcaaaagaagtctgatggcatatgacgacaagcgatacctctgcaatgacatcgaatcctacccttacggaagctgtgaatatg aagatgtgcaggaagagaactga